The proteins below are encoded in one region of Gambusia affinis linkage group LG07, SWU_Gaff_1.0, whole genome shotgun sequence:
- the slc2a1b gene encoding solute carrier family 2, facilitated glucose transporter member 1 codes for MDSGKQLTFPLLMSVGTAVIGSLQFGYNTGVINAPQMIIENFINETYKERYQEPITKSFLTGIWSISVSIFSIGGIFGSFSVGFFVNRLGRRNSMLIANILAFIAAALMGFSKMAKSWEMLIIGRFVVGLYSGLCTGFVPMYVGEISPTALRGALGTLHQLGIVIGILIAQIFGLDMIMGNAEFWPLLLSFLFIPAVIQCVLLPLCPESPRFLLINKNEESKAKTVLKKLRGTTDVSSDMQEMKEESRQMMREKKVTILELFRSPLYRQPILIAIVLQLSQQLSGINAVFYFSTRIFEKAKVPQPIYATIGAGVVNTAFTVVSLFIVERAGRRTLHLLGLMGMAVSAVLMTIALALLDNIYWMSYLSIVAIFAFVAFFELGPGPIPWFIVAELFSQGPRPSAFAVAGFCNWTANFIVAQSFQYVEELCGAYVFIIFTVLLLFFFIFTYFKVPETRGRTFDDISAGFRQTAGAGAVKHSPEELNSLGADSQL; via the exons ATGGACTCAGGAAAG caaCTAACGTTCCCCTTGTTGATGAGCGTTGGCACTGCGGTGATTGGCTCCCTGCAGTTTGGATACAACACAGGTGTCATCAATGCTCCACAGATG ATAATTGAGAATTTCATCAATGAGACGTATAAAGAACGTTACCAGGAGCCCATTACCAAGAGCTTCCTCACAGGAATCTGGTCCATTTCTGTATCCATCTTCTCTATTGGAGGCATTTTTGGTTCCTTCTCTGTTGGATTCTTTGTCAACCGTTTGGGAAG GAGGAACTCCATGCTCATAGCCAACATTTTAGCCTTCATCGCAGCTGCTCTGATGGGTTTTTCAAAGATGGCCAAGTCTTGGGAAATGCTCATCATTGGTCGTTTTGTAGTGGGTCTCTACTCCGGCCTCTGCACTGGTTTTGTGCCCATGTATGTCGGCGAAATTTCCCCGACGGCCCTGCGAGGCGCATTGGGCACGCTGCATCAGCTGGGAATCGTCATAGGCATCCTCATTGCACAG ATATTTGGGTTGGACATGATTATGGGTAACGCTGAGTTTTGGCCTCTGCTGCTGAGCTTCCTCTTCATCCCGGCTGTGATACAGTGCGTTCTGCTTCCGCTGTGCCCAGAGAGCCCCCGTTTTCTGCTCATCAACAAGAATGAAGAGAGTAAAGCCAAAACAG TCCTGAAGAAGCTAAGAGGGACAACAGATGTGAGTTCTGACATGCAGGAGATGAAGGAGGAAAGCCGGCAGAtgatgagagagaaaaaagtgacCATCTTGGAGCTTTTCCGCTCTCCGCTCTATCGCCAGCCCATCCTTATTGCCATCGTCCTGCAGCTCTCCCAGCAGCTCTCTGGAATCAATGCT gTCTTCTATTTCTCCACACGCATCTTTGAGAAAGCCAAAGTTCCACAGCCAATATATGCCACCATCGGAGCTGGTGTTGTTAACACTGCTTTCACTGTAGTTTCT CTGTTCATTGTGGAGCGTGCAGGACGCAGAACTTTGCACCTCCTGGGACTGATGGGCATGGCTGTGTCTGCCGTCCTGATGACCATAGCCTTGGCTCTGCTG gATAATATCTATTGGATGTCCTATTTGAGCATTGTGGCCATTTTTGCCTTTGTGGCGTTCTTTGAGCTGGGCCCAGGTCCCATCCCCTGGTTCATCGTGGCGGAGTTGTTCTCTCAGGGACCCAGGCCGTCGGCCTTCGCTGTAGCTGGTTTCTGCAACTGGACAGCCAACTTTATAGTGGCACAGAGCTTCCAGTATGTAGAG GAACTCTGCGGCGCCTACGTGTTTATCATCTTTACtgtcctgctgctcttcttcttcatcttcacGTACTTTAAAGTGCCAGAGACCCGAGGCCGGACGTTTGACGACATCTCTGCCGGCTTCCGCCAGACGGCCGGCGCTGGAGCAGTGAAACACTCGCCGGAAGAGCTGAACAGCCTGGGAGCGGACTCTCAGCTCTGA